In the Anoplopoma fimbria isolate UVic2021 breed Golden Eagle Sablefish chromosome 7, Afim_UVic_2022, whole genome shotgun sequence genome, one interval contains:
- the LOC129093651 gene encoding uncharacterized protein LOC129093651 isoform X2: protein MTNRTYKQREKMICSILLLITLTSCVSGSFVVNVRQRSYQAEENHNITLEWTFSPRTDGSSKSIFIFCELLTDLGPFALFDLHKDLEVPESQHEWFSGRVQFDKDVLREGRLRLHMSRLRTADSGLYLCRVNIGYGWNSGQCRLNVTARDRPKPETPNTASGGRDASKTGSPSEPESPGWIVLYCGLGLLVAGLLLGVCYRLYNGKIGTSIVVWCNEQQSGSDANAAPGSENGSILKNLTINARKVLESKFKQKE from the exons ATGACAAACAGAACCTACAAACAAag gGAGAAGATGATCTGCAGCATCCTGCTGCTCATCACACTGACCTCCTGTGTCTCTG GATCATTTGTAGTGAATGTGAGACAGAGATCCTATCAGGCAGAGGAGAACCACAACATCACACTGGAATGGACGTTCTCACCCAGAACAGACGGTTCCTCCAAGTCCATTTTTATCTTCTGTGAACTGTTAACTGATCTCGGACCCTTCGCCCTGTTTGACCTACATAAAGATCTCGAGGTTCCAGAGTCTCAGCATGAATGGTTTTCAGGACGAGTCCAGTTTGACAAAGACGTCCTCAGAGAAGGACGACTCAGACTCCACATGTCCAGACTCAGGACTGCTGACTCGGGTCTGTACCTGTGTAGAGTTAACATAGGTTATGGGTGGAACTCTGGCCAATGTCGCCTCAATGTCACAG CGAGGGATCGGCCCAAACCTGAGACACCAAACACAGCAAGTGGAGGAAGAGATGCTTCCAAGACAGGAAGTCCATCAGAACCAGAGAGTCCGGGATGGATCGTCCTCTACTGTGGACTGGGACTGTTAGTAGCAGGACTTCTGCTGGGTGTTTGTTACCGTTTATACAATGGTAAAATAGGTACGAGCATTGTAGTTTGGTGCAATGAACAACAGAGCGGCTCAGATGCCAATGCTGCTCCCGGCTCAGAAAATGGTTCCATTTTAAAAAATTTAACCATTAATGCCAGAAAAGTGCTAGAATCAAAATTTAAACAGAAAGAATAG
- the LOC129093651 gene encoding uncharacterized protein LOC129093651 isoform X1 has translation MTNRTYKQREKMICSILLLITLTSCVSGSFVVNVRQRSYQAEENHNITLEWTFSPRTDGSSKSIFIFCELLTDLGPFALFDLHKDLEVPESQHEWFSGRVQFDKDVLREGRLRLHMSRLRTADSGLYLCRVNIGYGWNSGQCRLNVTAARDRPKPETPNTASGGRDASKTGSPSEPESPGWIVLYCGLGLLVAGLLLGVCYRLYNGKIGTSIVVWCNEQQSGSDANAAPGSENGSILKNLTINARKVLESKFKQKE, from the exons ATGACAAACAGAACCTACAAACAAag gGAGAAGATGATCTGCAGCATCCTGCTGCTCATCACACTGACCTCCTGTGTCTCTG GATCATTTGTAGTGAATGTGAGACAGAGATCCTATCAGGCAGAGGAGAACCACAACATCACACTGGAATGGACGTTCTCACCCAGAACAGACGGTTCCTCCAAGTCCATTTTTATCTTCTGTGAACTGTTAACTGATCTCGGACCCTTCGCCCTGTTTGACCTACATAAAGATCTCGAGGTTCCAGAGTCTCAGCATGAATGGTTTTCAGGACGAGTCCAGTTTGACAAAGACGTCCTCAGAGAAGGACGACTCAGACTCCACATGTCCAGACTCAGGACTGCTGACTCGGGTCTGTACCTGTGTAGAGTTAACATAGGTTATGGGTGGAACTCTGGCCAATGTCGCCTCAATGTCACAG CAGCGAGGGATCGGCCCAAACCTGAGACACCAAACACAGCAAGTGGAGGAAGAGATGCTTCCAAGACAGGAAGTCCATCAGAACCAGAGAGTCCGGGATGGATCGTCCTCTACTGTGGACTGGGACTGTTAGTAGCAGGACTTCTGCTGGGTGTTTGTTACCGTTTATACAATGGTAAAATAGGTACGAGCATTGTAGTTTGGTGCAATGAACAACAGAGCGGCTCAGATGCCAATGCTGCTCCCGGCTCAGAAAATGGTTCCATTTTAAAAAATTTAACCATTAATGCCAGAAAAGTGCTAGAATCAAAATTTAAACAGAAAGAATAG